The Sporomusaceae bacterium DNA segment GAGCATGACCCGGAAGTTGCCCTCGCTGAGGATATATTCGGCGGCGTGCAGCCACTCGCTGATTGTAGCCGCGATCCCCCGTTTGAGAAGCACCGGCTTGCCCGCCTGGCCGACCGCCTGCAGCAGCTTGAAGTTCTGCATGTTGCGGGCGCCGACCTGAAGTACATCGGCATATTCCGCCACCATCGCAACCGAGGTCACGTCTACGACCTCGGTTACTATTTTCAGGCCGGTAGCGTCGCGGGCCTCTGCTAAATACTCAAGGCCCTGGCGCTCCAGGCCCTGGAACGAATACGGCGAAGTACGCGGTTTAAAAGCACCGCCCCGCAGGAACTGCGCACCGCCCTCTCTGGCGATTTCGGCTGCCTCGAGAAGCTGCGTGCGGCTTTCCACGGCGCACGGCCCGGCCATGACGACCAGCTTCCCGCCGCCGATCTCAACTCCACCGACGTCGATAACCGATGCCTCGGGACGGAACTGCCGACTGGCCAATTTATAGCTGTCGGTGACCGGCAGCACCTTTTCCACGCCCGGAAAAGCTTCCACCGGCAGGGTAACGATCAGCCGCTTGTCGCCGACGATGCCGATCAGCGTCCTGTCCTGTCCGCGCGACAGGCAGGTCGATAGGCCGGCTGCCTCGACGCGGCCGACGACGTGGCTGATGTGGCTGTCGGTAGCATCATGTTTCATTACGATTACCATGGTGAACCTCCTCAGTCGTCCTGATATTTGACCATATACACGGGATATGAGCCGAGGCTCTTGA contains these protein-coding regions:
- the aroF gene encoding 3-deoxy-7-phosphoheptulonate synthase, translated to MVIVMKHDATDSHISHVVGRVEAAGLSTCLSRGQDRTLIGIVGDKRLIVTLPVEAFPGVEKVLPVTDSYKLASRQFRPEASVIDVGGVEIGGGKLVVMAGPCAVESRTQLLEAAEIAREGGAQFLRGGAFKPRTSPYSFQGLERQGLEYLAEARDATGLKIVTEVVDVTSVAMVAEYADVLQVGARNMQNFKLLQAVGQAGKPVLLKRGIAATISEWLHAAEYILSEGNFRVMLCERGIRTFEEYTRNTLDLSAVVAAKKLSHLPVVVDPSHGTGRRELVGPMALAAVAAGADGLMVEMHPNPAEALSDGPQSLDPNQYRELMAAVFSLAAFLRPAV